The following proteins come from a genomic window of Dehalococcoidia bacterium:
- a CDS encoding enoyl-CoA hydratase/isomerase family protein has product MYKNFLLDQKGALATVTLNRPEKRNPVNEEMLQEFLDILTKLRDDPENRIIVITGSGPAFCSGADITRLKGAPTEEERLKQFDLARGKRRVYLQRALEMVDRMEQVTIAAINGFAVGGGLHLALACDFRVAADTATFWYPEITL; this is encoded by the coding sequence GTGTACAAGAACTTCTTACTGGACCAAAAGGGTGCGCTGGCGACGGTGACTCTGAACCGCCCGGAGAAGCGAAACCCCGTGAACGAGGAGATGCTCCAGGAATTCCTGGATATCCTCACCAAGCTCCGCGATGACCCCGAGAACCGCATCATTGTCATCACGGGCAGCGGCCCGGCCTTTTGCTCCGGCGCGGACATCACGCGGCTGAAAGGCGCGCCGACGGAAGAGGAGCGCCTCAAGCAGTTTGACCTGGCGCGCGGCAAACGGCGTGTGTACCTTCAACGCGCGCTTGAGATGGTGGACAGAATGGAGCAGGTCACCATCGCGGCCATCAACGGCTTCGCGGTGGGCGGCGGCCTGCACCTCGCGCTGGCCTGTGACTTCCGCGTCGCGGCGGACACCGCGACGTTCTGGTACCCGGAAATCACCCT